The following proteins come from a genomic window of Flavobacterium eburneipallidum:
- a CDS encoding ATP-binding protein, giving the protein MEDIKIDFQKIFDLTPSLYLILSPELNILYTNNAYETASMKKREEMIGRNIFDVFPDNPDDKNANGVAILSNSLHLVLKNKKQHTMAVQRYDVQRPDGVFEKKYWSPLNIPVLNSENEIEYIIHRVEDITEFFLTQIEQQSKEDKTLGLEKKVNEMEIEIIKRSREIQEFNFELENKIKERTETLLKKEVTLAKQNKKLQNQNKELEQFSYVASHDLQEPLRSLVSFTELLETEFAGKLGGNGEFYIDFISTSSKRMQQLVKGLLDYSRIGKEKKTITVNCNQIVNEVLSDMMVLIKESNAEIIIYDLPILIGYETELRQLFQNLISNALKFKKKNIPPKIIFLAKKQENEWLFSVQDNAIGIDKNDIHKLFVIFKRLNNRDEYEGTGIGLAHCKKIVELHGGTIWVDSKLGEGSTFNFTIPILNIYEKETELRTIN; this is encoded by the coding sequence ATGGAAGACATAAAAATTGATTTTCAAAAAATATTTGATTTAACTCCAAGTCTATATTTAATTCTCTCTCCTGAATTAAATATCTTGTACACAAACAATGCCTATGAAACAGCTTCAATGAAGAAAAGAGAAGAAATGATAGGGCGCAATATATTTGATGTTTTTCCTGATAATCCTGATGATAAAAATGCCAACGGAGTTGCTATCTTATCAAACTCGCTCCATTTAGTACTCAAAAACAAAAAACAGCATACGATGGCTGTTCAACGATATGACGTTCAAAGACCTGATGGCGTATTTGAAAAAAAATACTGGAGTCCACTGAACATTCCTGTATTAAATTCCGAAAATGAAATAGAATATATCATTCATCGTGTGGAAGATATAACCGAGTTTTTTTTAACCCAAATCGAACAACAAAGTAAAGAAGACAAAACTCTTGGACTCGAGAAAAAGGTCAACGAAATGGAAATTGAAATTATAAAACGTTCAAGGGAAATACAAGAATTCAATTTTGAATTAGAAAACAAAATTAAAGAACGTACAGAAACTTTATTAAAGAAAGAAGTTACACTAGCCAAACAAAACAAAAAATTACAGAATCAAAATAAAGAATTAGAACAATTCTCTTATGTAGCCTCACATGATCTTCAAGAGCCATTGCGATCTCTAGTTAGTTTCACCGAACTATTAGAAACAGAATTTGCTGGAAAATTAGGTGGCAATGGTGAATTTTACATTGATTTCATTTCCACATCATCTAAACGAATGCAGCAATTAGTCAAAGGATTACTGGATTATTCTAGGATAGGTAAAGAAAAAAAAACAATTACAGTAAATTGCAATCAAATTGTAAATGAAGTCCTTTCAGATATGATGGTTCTTATAAAAGAAAGCAATGCCGAAATAATAATATATGACTTACCTATTCTTATTGGTTATGAAACAGAATTGAGACAACTGTTTCAAAATCTCATCAGCAATGCTTTAAAATTCAAGAAAAAAAACATCCCTCCTAAAATTATTTTTTTAGCTAAAAAACAAGAAAACGAATGGCTTTTTTCAGTTCAAGATAATGCTATCGGCATTGATAAAAATGACATACACAAACTTTTTGTAATTTTTAAAAGACTCAACAACCGAGATGAATATGAAGGAACCGGAATTGGACTGGCACATTGCAAAAAAATTGTCGAGTTACATGGAGGAACAATTTGGGTAGATTCAAAACTTGGCGAGGGAAGCACTTTCAATTTTACCATTCCAATACTTAACATTTATGAAAAAGAAACTGAACTGCGTACTATTAATTGA
- a CDS encoding response regulator yields MKKKLNCVLLIDDDLGTNFINQMLIKKADITENVQTVLNGKEAIDFITNKGKYEKAGNVFPKPMLTLLDINMPVMDGWEFLEIYKNLEIHQKGEIIIVMLTTSLNPHDKKRAENFSDVSGFKNKPLTLEIIKDIMQKHFPDYL; encoded by the coding sequence ATGAAAAAGAAACTGAACTGCGTACTATTAATTGATGATGATTTAGGAACAAATTTCATCAACCAAATGCTCATTAAAAAAGCAGACATCACCGAAAATGTACAAACCGTATTAAACGGAAAAGAAGCTATTGACTTTATTACCAATAAAGGAAAATATGAAAAAGCTGGTAATGTATTTCCAAAACCAATGCTAACCTTACTCGATATAAACATGCCCGTAATGGATGGTTGGGAGTTTTTGGAAATTTATAAAAATTTGGAAATCCACCAAAAAGGAGAAATAATTATTGTAATGCTGACTACCTCTTTGAATCCTCATGATAAAAAAAGAGCCGAAAATTTTTCGGATGTTTCTGGTTTCAAAAACAAGCCATTGACACTAGAAATTATTAAGGATATTATGCAAAAACATTTTCCAGATTATTTGTAA
- a CDS encoding NAD(P)/FAD-dependent oxidoreductase, producing the protein MPQELLFQTSPETATNELLLKQHIAKLIRVDVKEIQHISILKRSIDARQKAVKFNLKVDIYLVGEPIQEAKIELPEYKNVTNAQEVIVVGAGPAGLFAALQLIELGLKPIVIERGKDVRGRRRDLKSINRDHIVDEDSNYCFGEGGAGTYSDGKLYTRSKKRGDVTRILELFVAYGASHDILVDAHPHIGTNKLPQIIQDMRVKIIEMGGQVLFETRLTDILIKNNEVQGIVIQNGDTILANKIILATGHSARDIFELLDRKQIFIEAKAFALGVRAEHPQSLIDSIQYSCDYRGEHLPPSPYSIVKQVGGRGMYSFCMCPGGVIAPCATSLGEVVTNGWSPSKRDQATANSGIVIELKLEDFKPFAKFGALAGMEFQKSIEQKAWHLAGQTQKVPAQKMVDFTQNKVSNNIPKTSYVPGTTSVEMGQVFPGFLTQILREGFVEFGKSMRGFLTNEAILHAPESRTSSPVRIPRDAETLEHLQIKGLYPCGEGAGYAGGIISAAIDGEKCALKIGEVLNLNV; encoded by the coding sequence ATGCCACAAGAATTACTTTTCCAAACATCGCCAGAAACAGCTACAAACGAATTGTTGCTCAAACAACATATTGCCAAATTAATTCGGGTTGATGTTAAAGAAATCCAACATATTTCGATTCTGAAACGTTCGATTGATGCCCGTCAAAAAGCCGTGAAATTCAATTTGAAAGTCGATATCTATTTGGTTGGCGAACCCATTCAAGAAGCTAAAATTGAACTGCCAGAATACAAGAATGTTACCAATGCACAGGAAGTAATTGTTGTAGGGGCGGGTCCTGCGGGATTATTTGCAGCCTTGCAATTGATTGAATTGGGATTGAAACCCATCGTAATCGAACGAGGCAAAGACGTTAGAGGAAGAAGAAGGGATTTGAAATCCATCAACAGAGATCATATTGTCGATGAAGATTCCAATTACTGTTTTGGCGAAGGCGGAGCAGGAACTTATTCGGACGGAAAGTTATACACCCGTTCCAAAAAGCGTGGCGATGTAACCCGAATTTTGGAATTATTTGTTGCTTATGGTGCTTCACACGATATTTTGGTGGATGCCCATCCGCATATCGGAACCAATAAATTACCGCAAATCATTCAGGACATGCGGGTGAAAATTATTGAAATGGGCGGTCAGGTGCTGTTTGAAACCCGACTGACAGATATTCTTATAAAAAATAATGAAGTTCAGGGGATTGTTATTCAAAATGGAGACACGATTCTTGCTAACAAAATAATTTTGGCAACAGGACATTCTGCCCGAGATATTTTCGAATTACTAGACAGAAAACAAATTTTTATCGAAGCCAAAGCTTTTGCCTTGGGCGTTCGTGCCGAGCATCCGCAGTCGTTAATTGACAGTATTCAGTACAGTTGTGATTATCGTGGGGAGCATTTGCCACCATCGCCTTATTCTATTGTGAAGCAAGTAGGAGGCAGGGGAATGTATTCGTTTTGTATGTGTCCCGGTGGTGTGATTGCGCCTTGTGCGACGAGTCTAGGCGAAGTGGTAACTAACGGTTGGTCGCCATCCAAAAGGGATCAGGCTACTGCCAATTCAGGAATAGTTATCGAATTGAAACTCGAAGATTTCAAGCCGTTTGCTAAATTCGGTGCTTTGGCAGGAATGGAATTCCAAAAAAGCATTGAGCAAAAAGCTTGGCATTTGGCAGGGCAAACCCAAAAAGTGCCTGCACAAAAAATGGTCGATTTTACCCAAAATAAAGTGTCGAACAATATCCCAAAAACTTCTTATGTTCCCGGAACTACTTCGGTGGAAATGGGACAGGTTTTTCCAGGATTTCTGACTCAAATATTACGAGAAGGTTTTGTGGAATTTGGAAAATCCATGCGTGGTTTTTTGACCAATGAAGCGATTCTTCATGCACCTGAATCCAGAACTTCCTCGCCAGTACGTATTCCCCGTGATGCCGAAACATTGGAACATCTTCAAATCAAAGGTTTGTATCCTTGTGGCGAAGGTGCTGGCTATGCCGGAGGGATTATTTCAGCAGCGATTGATGGCGAAAAATGTGCCTTGAAAATTGGAGAAGTTTTAAATTTGAATGTGTAA
- a CDS encoding RecQ family ATP-dependent DNA helicase, with the protein MNSNEIDIHKELKKYFGFNQFKGLQERVVKSILNKENTFVIMPTGGGKSLCYQLPALVQDGTAIVVSPLIALMKNQVDAIRSLSSENGIAHVLNSSLTKTEIAQVKKDISSGLTKLLYVAPESLTKEEYLSFLQSVTISFVAIDEAHCISEWGHDFRPEYRNLKGIIKQLGDVPIIGLTATATPKVQEDILKNLDMSDATTYKASFNRANLFYEVRTKTKNIEADIIRFIKQHKGKSGIIYCLSRKKVEAVAEVLQVNGISAVPYHAGLDAKTRAKHQDMFLMEDVDVVVATIAFGMGIDKPDVRFVIHHDIPKSLESYYQETGRAGRDGGEGHCLAYYSYKDVEKLEKFLSGKPVAEQEIGFALLQEVVAYAETSMSRRKFLLHYFGEEFDTETGEGGDMDDNVRNPKVKVEAKDEVVQLLEVVRDTKHIYKSKEVVFTLIGRVNAVIKAHRTDVQPFFGSGTDHDEKYWMALLRQVLVNGLLSKDIETYGIIKITQKGLDFIKNPESFLMSEDHEYNESEDEAIVTAAKSSGVADEVLMDMLRDLRKKVAKKLGVPPFVVFQDPSLEDMALKYPISMEELTNIHGVGEGKAKKYGKEFVTLINQYVEDNDIIRPDDLVVKSTGANSINKLYIIQNIDRKLSLKDIASAKGLNMEALITEMEQIVNSGTKLNIKYWIDEMLDEDQQEEIHDYFMESHSDNIEEALKEFDGDYDIDELRLMRIKFISEVAN; encoded by the coding sequence ATGAATTCAAACGAAATTGACATCCACAAAGAATTAAAGAAGTATTTTGGCTTTAACCAATTCAAAGGTTTACAAGAGCGAGTTGTAAAAAGTATTCTCAACAAGGAAAATACTTTTGTCATTATGCCAACAGGTGGTGGAAAATCACTTTGTTATCAGTTGCCAGCTTTGGTTCAAGACGGAACCGCTATTGTGGTTTCTCCTTTGATTGCCTTGATGAAAAATCAGGTTGATGCCATAAGGAGTTTGTCTTCAGAAAATGGAATTGCACACGTACTCAATTCGTCATTAACTAAAACAGAGATTGCTCAAGTCAAAAAGGATATTAGCTCGGGTTTGACAAAACTATTGTATGTTGCTCCAGAGTCTTTGACAAAGGAAGAGTATTTAAGTTTTTTGCAAAGTGTGACCATTTCATTTGTAGCCATTGACGAAGCGCACTGTATTTCGGAATGGGGACACGATTTTAGACCAGAGTACCGAAATCTTAAAGGAATTATCAAGCAATTAGGTGATGTGCCTATTATAGGTCTTACTGCAACAGCCACTCCAAAAGTGCAGGAAGACATTCTTAAAAACTTGGATATGTCGGATGCAACTACTTACAAAGCATCCTTTAATAGAGCCAATTTGTTTTATGAAGTTCGTACCAAAACCAAAAATATCGAAGCGGATATCATTCGTTTCATCAAGCAACACAAAGGAAAATCTGGAATTATTTACTGTTTGAGCCGCAAAAAAGTAGAAGCAGTAGCCGAGGTTTTGCAAGTAAACGGAATAAGCGCAGTGCCATATCACGCAGGATTAGATGCCAAGACTCGTGCCAAGCATCAAGATATGTTCTTGATGGAAGATGTTGATGTAGTGGTAGCAACAATTGCCTTCGGAATGGGAATTGACAAGCCCGATGTTCGCTTTGTTATACACCATGACATTCCAAAATCATTAGAAAGTTATTATCAAGAAACCGGTCGTGCAGGTCGCGATGGAGGAGAAGGTCACTGTTTGGCTTATTACTCCTATAAAGATGTTGAAAAGCTGGAAAAATTCTTGTCAGGAAAACCAGTAGCCGAACAGGAAATAGGTTTTGCTTTACTGCAAGAAGTAGTGGCTTATGCTGAAACTTCGATGTCTAGAAGAAAATTTCTTTTGCATTATTTTGGTGAAGAATTCGATACCGAAACAGGAGAAGGTGGTGATATGGACGACAACGTTCGTAATCCAAAAGTGAAAGTAGAGGCTAAAGATGAAGTAGTCCAATTACTCGAAGTAGTTCGTGATACCAAACATATTTATAAATCCAAAGAAGTAGTTTTTACTTTGATTGGTCGTGTGAATGCTGTGATAAAAGCACATAGAACAGATGTGCAGCCTTTTTTTGGTTCAGGTACTGATCATGACGAAAAATATTGGATGGCATTATTGCGTCAAGTATTAGTAAATGGATTATTGTCAAAAGATATCGAAACTTACGGAATAATTAAAATTACCCAAAAAGGTTTGGATTTTATTAAAAACCCAGAATCTTTCCTAATGTCAGAAGATCATGAATACAATGAATCCGAAGACGAAGCTATAGTAACAGCTGCAAAATCAAGCGGAGTAGCCGATGAAGTTTTGATGGATATGTTGCGTGACTTACGTAAAAAAGTAGCCAAAAAATTAGGGGTTCCTCCTTTTGTAGTTTTCCAAGATCCATCACTCGAAGATATGGCGTTGAAATATCCAATTTCTATGGAGGAATTGACCAATATTCATGGTGTTGGGGAAGGAAAAGCCAAAAAATACGGTAAAGAATTCGTAACCTTGATTAATCAATATGTTGAAGATAATGATATCATTCGTCCAGATGATTTAGTGGTAAAATCAACAGGTGCCAATTCTATCAACAAATTGTATATCATTCAAAATATTGACAGGAAATTATCACTCAAAGATATTGCTTCCGCAAAAGGGTTGAATATGGAAGCTTTGATAACCGAAATGGAACAAATTGTCAATTCAGGAACAAAGCTTAACATCAAATATTGGATTGATGAAATGCTAGACGAAGATCAACAGGAAGAAATTCACGACTATTTCATGGAATCCCATTCTGATAATATAGAAGAAGCCTTAAAAGAATTTGATGGCGATTACGATATTGATGAATTGCGTTTGATGCGAATTAAATTCATCAGTGAAGTAGCCAATTAA
- a CDS encoding KpsF/GutQ family sugar-phosphate isomerase produces the protein MDTKENILISAKKTILSESESIAKLIDFIDINFAEATKIIFHSKGRLIVTGIGKSAIIAQKMVATFNSTGTPSIFLHATEAIHGDLGMVQPNDVVLCISKSGNSPEIKALIPLLKRFGNQLIAMTGNMTSFLAKESEYVLNTTVDAEACPNNLAPTNSTTAQLVIGDALAICLMQLRNFTPEDFAKYHPGGALGKKLLLRVQDMLENTLKPMVAPDTAIKKVIFEISEKRLGVTAVVENDKVIGIITDGDIRRMLNENDSFAHLTAKDIMTKKPKTIQSSTMVVDALNILEDFSITQLIVIDNDQYKGVLHLHDILKEGII, from the coding sequence TTGGACACCAAGGAAAATATTCTGATTTCAGCAAAAAAAACTATTCTATCCGAAAGCGAATCCATAGCAAAACTAATTGATTTTATTGATATTAACTTTGCCGAAGCTACCAAAATTATATTCCATTCAAAAGGACGATTAATTGTAACCGGAATTGGCAAAAGTGCGATTATTGCACAAAAAATGGTCGCTACGTTTAATTCTACAGGAACTCCATCTATCTTTTTACATGCTACAGAAGCCATTCATGGTGATTTAGGGATGGTTCAGCCCAATGATGTAGTGCTTTGCATTTCAAAAAGCGGTAATAGCCCCGAAATAAAAGCACTTATTCCTTTACTGAAGAGATTTGGTAATCAATTGATTGCTATGACAGGAAATATGACTTCTTTCTTGGCAAAAGAATCAGAATATGTTTTGAACACCACGGTCGATGCCGAAGCTTGTCCTAATAATCTAGCACCAACCAATAGCACAACTGCCCAATTAGTAATAGGCGATGCGCTGGCTATCTGTTTGATGCAATTGCGAAATTTTACCCCCGAAGATTTTGCCAAATACCATCCAGGTGGTGCTTTAGGCAAAAAACTATTGCTTCGTGTACAAGATATGCTCGAAAACACGTTAAAACCAATGGTTGCTCCTGATACTGCTATAAAAAAGGTTATTTTTGAAATCTCTGAAAAACGTCTTGGTGTTACCGCTGTAGTAGAAAATGATAAGGTAATCGGAATTATTACCGATGGTGATATTCGAAGAATGTTGAACGAGAATGACAGTTTTGCCCATTTGACAGCCAAAGATATTATGACTAAAAAACCAAAAACAATACAATCTTCGACTATGGTAGTTGATGCGTTGAATATTCTAGAAGATTTCTCCATAACACAGTTAATTGTTATTGATAACGACCAGTACAAAGGTGTTTTACACTTACATGATATATTAAAAGAAGGCATTATATAA
- the tatC gene encoding twin-arginine translocase subunit TatC → MMKKELNQMSFLDHLEELRWLLVRSTIAILVMACATYFISDYLFDTILFGPTRPTFFTYTFLCDLSHQIGIAESICITEFPFIIQNTEMEGQVNMFVWMCILAGFILAFPYILWQIWGFISPALYEKEKKNAVVFIVTSSLLFFMGVLFGYFFVIPMSVNFVATFSVSEMVTNQFTLDSYMGMVKTSILASGLFFELPIIIYFLTKLDLVTPKFLRDSRRYAIVIVLIISAIVTPPDVVSQTIVAIPMLIVFELSILISAIVYKNQQRKSKTIS, encoded by the coding sequence ATAATGAAAAAAGAACTTAATCAAATGTCCTTTTTGGATCATCTCGAAGAATTAAGATGGTTGCTAGTAAGAAGTACTATTGCCATTTTAGTCATGGCATGTGCTACTTATTTTATCAGTGATTATTTGTTTGACACCATTCTATTTGGACCAACAAGACCCACTTTTTTTACCTATACATTTCTTTGTGATTTATCACACCAAATAGGAATAGCCGAAAGTATTTGTATTACCGAATTTCCATTTATTATTCAGAATACAGAAATGGAGGGACAAGTCAATATGTTTGTATGGATGTGTATTTTGGCTGGTTTTATTCTTGCCTTTCCATATATATTGTGGCAAATTTGGGGCTTCATCAGTCCTGCTTTGTATGAAAAAGAAAAGAAAAATGCAGTCGTATTCATCGTTACGTCTTCTCTACTCTTTTTTATGGGAGTGCTGTTTGGCTATTTTTTTGTTATTCCAATGTCTGTCAATTTTGTGGCTACATTCTCGGTTAGTGAAATGGTAACCAATCAATTCACATTAGATTCTTATATGGGAATGGTCAAAACATCGATTCTCGCCAGCGGATTGTTTTTCGAATTGCCTATAATCATTTATTTCTTGACCAAACTGGATTTAGTAACTCCAAAATTCTTAAGAGATTCTCGTAGATATGCTATTGTAATTGTACTGATCATTTCTGCAATTGTTACTCCACCAGACGTTGTGAGCCAAACTATCGTAGCCATACCGATGCTGATTGTTTTTGAGTTAAGCATCCTCATTTCGGCAATTGTTTATAAAAATCAGCAACGAAAAAGCAAAACAATTAGTTAA
- the lptB gene encoding LPS export ABC transporter ATP-binding protein: MKLRAENLIKTYKGRSVVKGISVEVNQGEIVGLLGPNGAGKTTSFYMIVGLVKPNMGNIFLDDLNITDYPMYKRAQQGIGYLAQEASVFRKLSIEDNILSVLQLTKLSKEAQVAKMESLIAEFSLEHIRTNRGDLLSGGERRRTEIARCLATDPKFILLDEPFAGVDPVAVEDIQRIVAQLKNKNIGILITDHNVQETLAITDKTYLMFEGGILKAGIPEELVEDEMVRRVYLGQNFELRKKKLEF; this comes from the coding sequence ATGAAGTTAAGAGCCGAAAATTTAATCAAAACATACAAAGGAAGAAGTGTTGTAAAAGGCATTTCAGTAGAAGTGAATCAAGGCGAAATCGTGGGACTTTTGGGACCAAACGGAGCTGGAAAAACCACTTCTTTTTATATGATTGTAGGTTTAGTAAAACCCAATATGGGCAATATTTTCCTAGATGATTTGAATATTACCGATTATCCAATGTACAAAAGAGCCCAACAAGGCATTGGTTATTTGGCGCAAGAAGCTTCTGTTTTTAGAAAATTGAGTATTGAAGATAATATTTTGAGCGTTTTGCAATTGACCAAACTTTCTAAAGAAGCACAAGTAGCCAAAATGGAAAGCCTTATTGCCGAATTTAGTTTAGAACACATTCGTACCAATCGAGGTGATTTACTTTCGGGAGGAGAACGCCGTCGTACTGAAATTGCTCGTTGCTTGGCAACCGACCCAAAATTTATTTTATTGGATGAACCCTTTGCAGGTGTTGACCCAGTTGCTGTAGAAGACATTCAAAGAATTGTGGCTCAATTAAAAAACAAAAATATTGGCATCTTAATCACCGATCACAACGTGCAAGAAACCCTTGCTATTACCGACAAAACCTATTTGATGTTTGAAGGAGGAATTCTAAAAGCAGGAATTCCTGAAGAATTAGTAGAAGACGAAATGGTACGTAGAGTTTATCTAGGACAGAATTTCGAATTGAGAAAAAAGAAATTGGAGTTTTAA
- a CDS encoding DUF5808 domain-containing protein, with protein sequence MEDPDNPSPETQERWFKDPNNWIWGIFYYNPKDNRIFPPKRNSNYGAGFTTNFANPKSVLTLIGILLFFAFVAILIQKTK encoded by the coding sequence ATGGAAGATCCAGACAATCCAAGTCCTGAAACCCAAGAAAGATGGTTTAAAGATCCTAACAATTGGATTTGGGGAATTTTCTATTACAATCCAAAAGACAATCGTATTTTTCCTCCAAAAAGAAATTCGAACTATGGAGCAGGATTTACAACTAATTTCGCAAATCCTAAATCGGTACTTACTTTGATTGGTATTTTATTATTCTTCGCATTTGTAGCAATATTAATCCAAAAAACAAAATAA
- a CDS encoding glycoside hydrolase family 25 protein has product MRRKTTRSKTIIRRKPKKKTSFFSGKLRTYSIIGFFILLFFGVCYHYRNGLAYYFSFKSDKLSYEEAEDKRITDIRNFQVLEKHEGKAIGFDVSEFQGEVDWDLINSIESKYSLEFVFIRATAGNDKVDSRFAANWRSAKESNIIRGAYHYYRPNENSLEQARLFIQTVQLRKGDLPPVLDIEKLPKGQSLDSLKIGLRRWLNAVEAHYKVKPIIYSGEKYYDDFLKEDFSDYLFWIANYNFYREKIGDDWLFWQFTEKASVSGIKGNVDVNIFNGDVEQLRFITIE; this is encoded by the coding sequence ATGAGGCGGAAAACCACCCGAAGCAAAACCATAATTAGGCGAAAACCGAAAAAGAAAACCTCTTTTTTCTCTGGAAAACTGCGTACTTATTCGATAATTGGATTTTTTATTCTCCTTTTTTTTGGCGTTTGTTATCATTATCGCAACGGATTGGCGTATTATTTCAGTTTCAAATCGGATAAATTATCTTATGAAGAAGCCGAAGACAAACGCATTACAGATATTCGTAATTTCCAAGTTTTGGAAAAACACGAGGGTAAAGCCATTGGATTTGATGTTTCGGAATTTCAAGGAGAAGTCGATTGGGATTTGATAAATTCTATTGAAAGTAAGTATTCTTTGGAATTTGTTTTCATTCGAGCTACAGCTGGAAACGACAAAGTAGATAGTCGATTTGCGGCAAACTGGCGTAGCGCAAAAGAAAGCAACATCATTCGTGGTGCTTATCATTATTATCGTCCCAACGAAAATTCATTAGAACAAGCTCGACTTTTTATTCAAACCGTTCAGTTACGAAAAGGCGATTTGCCACCTGTTTTAGATATTGAAAAACTACCAAAAGGACAATCCTTGGATAGTTTGAAAATAGGTTTAAGACGTTGGTTGAATGCTGTTGAAGCCCATTATAAAGTAAAACCCATTATTTATTCTGGCGAAAAATATTACGATGATTTTTTGAAAGAAGATTTCTCGGATTATCTTTTTTGGATTGCCAATTATAATTTTTACCGAGAGAAAATTGGCGATGATTGGTTGTTCTGGCAGTTTACCGAAAAGGCTTCTGTATCAGGAATAAAAGGCAATGTGGATGTCAATATTTTTAATGGTGATGTTGAGCAGTTGCGGTTTATTACGATAGAGTAA
- a CDS encoding CDP-alcohol phosphatidyltransferase family protein: MDIKKHIPNLITLLNLFCGCIAVVFVAELNFEMAFYFVCLGIFLDFFDGFFARLFKVSSPLGLQLDSLADMVTSGIVPGYVMFSLLLKAQDSAAPLLIVPYLGFIITLGSCYRLANFNIDTRQTDSFIGLPTPANALFILSLPLVLEYSDSLVIFEILSNKWILLVITLFSAYILNAEIPLFSLKIKNFTFKKNALQVVFLTLAVLLLVFFQYLGIPLVIITYVLLSVINNKFLKKIVF, translated from the coding sequence ATGGACATAAAAAAACACATTCCTAACTTAATTACTTTACTCAATCTTTTTTGCGGTTGTATTGCTGTAGTTTTTGTGGCAGAATTAAATTTTGAAATGGCTTTCTACTTTGTGTGTTTGGGTATTTTTTTAGATTTTTTCGATGGCTTTTTTGCTCGCTTGTTCAAGGTTTCAAGTCCGTTGGGATTGCAATTGGATTCTTTGGCGGATATGGTAACTAGCGGAATTGTTCCTGGTTATGTAATGTTTTCGCTGTTGCTAAAAGCTCAAGATTCAGCCGCACCACTTCTAATTGTTCCTTATTTAGGTTTTATTATTACTTTAGGTTCTTGTTATCGTTTGGCTAATTTTAATATTGATACGCGTCAAACCGATTCTTTTATAGGTTTGCCAACACCTGCCAATGCGCTTTTTATTTTGAGTTTGCCTTTAGTTTTAGAATATTCGGATTCATTAGTAATATTCGAAATTTTATCCAACAAATGGATTTTATTGGTTATCACTTTGTTTAGCGCTTATATCCTCAATGCTGAAATTCCGTTATTTTCCTTAAAAATTAAAAACTTTACTTTTAAGAAGAATGCGCTTCAAGTTGTTTTTTTGACTTTGGCAGTTTTGTTGTTAGTTTTTTTCCAATATTTAGGAATTCCGTTGGTTATTATTACTTATGTTTTGTTGTCGGTTATCAATAACAAATTCCTGAAAAAAATAGTTTTTTAA